A genomic stretch from Phycisphaerae bacterium includes:
- a CDS encoding lactate utilization protein, which produces MMRGQTREAFFARIRESLTDRGAPVELPSDLEVARVTASGVDLVTLFMDRAQQVGMRPERVVDDRAAAAKVVEIVTAAGRASAILPEEDIPARALIVDGLKGKGVRLMDVNDRDAAFDADFGITGVSCAIAETGSLCVDSGGTHRRLASLAVPHHIALVRAEQIVPDLLDFAARVSKDDIPANMTLISAPSKTADIEMILVEGVHGPKVVHIIVIAS; this is translated from the coding sequence ATGATGCGAGGCCAGACCCGGGAAGCATTCTTTGCTCGCATTCGTGAATCGCTGACGGATCGCGGTGCCCCCGTCGAATTGCCTTCGGACCTTGAGGTTGCCCGCGTCACTGCGTCCGGCGTCGATCTCGTGACGCTGTTCATGGATCGAGCCCAACAAGTCGGCATGCGACCTGAGCGGGTGGTCGACGATCGGGCCGCCGCCGCCAAGGTGGTTGAAATCGTCACCGCCGCCGGGAGGGCCAGCGCCATCCTGCCGGAGGAGGACATCCCCGCCCGCGCCCTCATTGTCGACGGGCTCAAGGGAAAGGGCGTCCGCCTGATGGATGTGAATGACCGCGATGCCGCCTTCGACGCCGACTTTGGCATCACTGGTGTGAGCTGTGCGATCGCCGAGACCGGCTCCCTGTGCGTCGACAGCGGAGGGACTCATCGGCGGTTGGCCAGTCTGGCCGTCCCCCATCACATCGCCCTTGTCCGAGCCGAGCAGATCGTACCGGACCTGCTCGACTTTGCCGCCCGTGTCTCCAAGGATGACATCCCGGCCAACATGACGTTGATTTCGGCTCCCAGCAAGACCGCGGACATCGAGATGATTCTCGTCGAAGGCGTTCACGGTCCCAAGGTCGTACACATCATCGTCATCGCGTCCTGA
- a CDS encoding response regulator transcription factor — protein MRVLLVEDYEPLRTSVSQGLREAGFAVDVSADGEEGLWYAESCDYDVIILDIMLPVVDGLTILKRIRHSGRATPVLLLTAKDTVQDRVRGLDLGADDYLVKPFAFEELLARVRALVRRKYAAKDPVLRIEDLEIDTAKRAVRRAGRQIDLTAREYALLEFLALRAGQIVSRSDIWEHLYEFDASVESNVVNVYIGYLRRKIEQPGLPRLIHTRRGQGYMLGR, from the coding sequence ATGCGCGTCCTGTTGGTCGAGGACTATGAACCGCTCCGGACATCGGTGAGCCAAGGGCTCCGCGAGGCCGGCTTCGCCGTGGATGTCTCGGCGGACGGCGAGGAGGGGTTGTGGTATGCGGAGTCCTGCGACTATGACGTCATTATTCTGGACATCATGCTCCCCGTCGTCGACGGGTTGACGATCCTGAAGCGGATTCGGCACTCGGGCCGGGCGACTCCGGTGCTGCTGCTGACCGCCAAGGATACTGTTCAGGACCGCGTCAGAGGTTTGGATCTCGGCGCCGACGATTACCTGGTCAAGCCCTTTGCGTTCGAAGAGCTTCTGGCCCGCGTGAGAGCTCTGGTCCGCCGCAAATACGCCGCCAAAGACCCTGTGCTGCGGATCGAGGACCTGGAGATCGACACCGCCAAGCGAGCTGTTCGGCGGGCAGGCCGGCAAATCGATTTGACCGCGCGGGAATATGCGCTGCTTGAATTTCTGGCCCTGCGAGCCGGTCAGATCGTCTCTCGGTCGGATATCTGGGAACACCTCTATGAGTTCGATGCGTCGGTCGAGAGCAACGTGGTGAATGTGTACATCGGCTACTTGCGGAGAAAGATCGAACAACCGGGACTGCCCCGCCTGATCCACACCCGCCGAGGCCAGGGCTACATGTTGGGACGATAA
- a CDS encoding LutB/LldF family L-lactate oxidation iron-sulfur protein, with amino-acid sequence MSGQTTQSHEFHPDFKKAAAAALADVRIGATFDRATRLNFDKRRAIMPELGRPMAIRELAARIKDHTLQNLDRYLEQLVENVRKHGGQVHFAETGQQANEIITGIARDVGASLIVKSKSMVSEEIELNQEIEKTGIEVVETDLGEYILQLAGEKPSHIVTPVIHKTKEDIAALFRDKLGIEYTVDPEALTAAARKVLRAKFKAADMGIIGANFAVAETGTICIVTNEGNGRFCSSRPRVVVCLMGIEKVVPRMKDLGIFLKLLGKSATGQRLTCYTSLITGPKRPGDFDGPEEFHLVLLDRGRSRILAGEYRSVLRCIRCGACLNACPVYRRIGGHAYESVYPGPIGKLITPLLASLEEYPDLPTASSLCGACLDACPVRIDIPTYLLHMRNELVEQGRMPWTWRIGFKFWRIGMSSAFLYRCGLKFGRMFMWLLSKDGWLKWLPMDGSGWTDHRDFPLPAKKPFRARWADLQKQLDAEEGR; translated from the coding sequence ATGAGCGGCCAAACAACGCAATCGCATGAGTTCCATCCGGATTTCAAGAAAGCTGCGGCGGCGGCCTTGGCCGACGTGAGGATCGGCGCGACCTTTGACCGGGCCACGCGGCTCAACTTCGACAAGCGGCGGGCTATTATGCCTGAGCTCGGCCGGCCGATGGCCATCCGCGAGCTGGCCGCACGAATCAAGGACCACACGCTTCAGAACCTCGACCGTTATCTTGAACAACTCGTGGAGAACGTCCGCAAGCATGGCGGCCAAGTCCATTTCGCCGAGACCGGCCAGCAAGCCAATGAGATCATCACCGGTATCGCCCGCGATGTCGGTGCGAGTCTGATCGTCAAGAGTAAATCGATGGTCAGCGAGGAAATCGAGCTGAACCAGGAGATCGAGAAGACCGGTATCGAGGTCGTCGAGACGGATCTAGGCGAATACATTCTCCAACTAGCCGGCGAGAAACCTTCCCACATCGTCACACCGGTCATCCACAAGACCAAGGAGGACATCGCCGCTCTATTCCGCGACAAGCTGGGCATCGAATACACCGTGGACCCCGAGGCCCTGACGGCTGCCGCCCGCAAGGTACTGCGCGCCAAGTTCAAGGCCGCGGACATGGGCATCATTGGGGCCAACTTCGCGGTGGCCGAGACGGGCACCATCTGCATTGTGACCAACGAGGGCAACGGGCGGTTCTGCTCGTCGCGCCCGCGGGTTGTGGTTTGCCTGATGGGAATCGAGAAGGTCGTTCCGCGGATGAAAGACCTCGGCATCTTCCTCAAGCTGCTGGGCAAGAGCGCCACCGGCCAGCGGCTGACCTGCTACACCAGCCTGATTACCGGGCCGAAACGGCCGGGGGACTTCGACGGCCCCGAAGAGTTTCACCTGGTGCTTCTCGACCGTGGTCGGTCGCGCATCCTGGCCGGCGAGTATCGATCGGTACTTCGTTGCATCCGGTGCGGAGCGTGCCTGAACGCCTGTCCGGTTTACCGGCGGATCGGCGGCCACGCGTACGAGAGCGTTTACCCTGGACCGATTGGCAAGCTCATTACCCCGCTGCTGGCCTCGCTCGAAGAGTATCCTGACCTGCCGACGGCCTCGAGCCTTTGCGGGGCATGCCTTGACGCCTGCCCCGTCCGGATCGACATTCCAACTTATCTGCTGCACATGCGCAACGAACTGGTCGAACAGGGCCGGATGCCATGGACGTGGCGGATCGGGTTCAAGTTCTGGCGGATCGGTATGAGTTCAGCGTTCTTGTACCGATGCGGCCTGAAGTTCGGGCGGATGTTCATGTGGTTGTTGTCCAAGGACGGCTGGCTCAAGTGGCTGCCGATGGACGGCTCGGGTTGGACCGACCATCGCGATTTCCCGCTGCCGGCCAAGAAGCCGTTCCGGGCCCGCTGGGCCGACTTGCAGAAACAACTTGACGCCGAGGAGGGTCGATGA
- a CDS encoding BsuBI/PstI family type II restriction endonuclease — protein sequence MAGKKPRKVAEAQEILTALGLPSEQRNERAALTLLALVGLPPNKPWRGAANPLCRVTPIMEFVANHYSKKWAPNTRETVRRFTLHQFEQAGLVLSNPDCPDRPTNSPKYCYQVEPRALSLIRKYGTPEWDNALRMYLADAQTLSQRYAQARELKRIPLILAPNTTIRLSPGGQNTLVQKIIDDFCPRFTPAGRPIYIGDTGRKWAYFDEHALQEIGVTVTEHGKMPDVVIHFTEKNWLVLMEAVTSHGPVNPKRLVELTTLFEGSAAGLVFVTAFLDRRGLIKYLREIAWQTEVWVAEDPDHMIHFNGERFLGPY from the coding sequence ATGGCGGGGAAGAAGCCAAGAAAGGTCGCCGAGGCACAGGAAATCCTGACCGCTCTCGGCTTGCCATCAGAGCAGCGCAACGAACGGGCCGCTCTGACTTTACTGGCACTCGTGGGTCTTCCACCAAACAAGCCTTGGCGCGGGGCTGCGAATCCGCTCTGCCGCGTTACCCCGATCATGGAGTTTGTGGCCAACCATTACAGTAAGAAGTGGGCGCCGAATACCCGTGAGACGGTGCGAAGGTTCACACTCCACCAATTCGAGCAGGCAGGACTGGTGCTCTCCAACCCCGACTGCCCTGATCGACCGACAAACAGCCCGAAGTACTGCTATCAGGTCGAACCTCGGGCCTTGTCTCTGATCCGTAAGTATGGAACACCCGAGTGGGACAACGCCCTGCGCATGTATCTCGCCGATGCCCAAACGCTCTCGCAACGATACGCCCAGGCGAGAGAACTGAAACGTATTCCTCTTATTCTCGCGCCCAACACCACTATCAGACTGTCTCCGGGTGGCCAGAACACCCTGGTGCAGAAGATCATCGATGATTTCTGCCCCCGGTTCACGCCCGCAGGCAGGCCTATCTACATTGGTGATACCGGCAGGAAATGGGCCTACTTCGACGAGCACGCCCTCCAGGAAATTGGCGTGACGGTTACAGAACATGGCAAGATGCCTGATGTCGTCATTCACTTCACAGAAAAGAACTGGTTGGTCCTCATGGAGGCGGTGACCAGCCACGGGCCAGTCAACCCAAAAAGGCTGGTAGAACTCACCACCCTGTTTGAGGGCAGCGCGGCAGGCTTGGTGTTCGTTACGGCTTTCCTTGATCGTCGGGGGCTGATCAAGTACCTGCGAGAGATTGCCTGGCAAACCGAGGTCTGGGTCGCTGAAGACCCGGATCACATGATTCATTTCAACGGAGAACGGTTCCTTGGACCTTACTGA
- a CDS encoding ATP-binding protein, with protein MRTLRARLLIGTGVGATVVLLGSGILLYALVRNALWREFDESLVAKARSLAAMTEQENGKIELDFDEANLPEFRPSDHAEFYQVRLPGGRTIARSASLEGRELIEIEGTVDRPAFESTRLPDGRRVRIAGIRFTPRQEDDGRRQQQPLVVSLVFGRQTKGIETTLARIRFAMAAVGAAAMAVSLGVLAWFVRRGLRPLDRLANQIAGIGESELGVRIAPAGVPAELLPVIDRLNGLLGRLERAFQRERRFTADVAHELRTPLAGVRSILEVALSRDREPETYRNAMEDCLGINEHMQRMVENLLHLARADANQLEVAREGVDLAALIRECWKPLAGQAEQRHLQVEWRLHEPRTILSDCGKLRLIVQNILSNAATYTNTGGWIRVEAICRDGSVEFTVTNSGSMVAEQDVPRVFDRFWRGDAARQFSGGHCGLGLSLCKVLVELLDGSIEAGSSPGETFTVTVRLPVSNA; from the coding sequence GTGCGAACACTGCGAGCTCGCTTGCTGATCGGAACAGGCGTGGGTGCCACGGTGGTGCTGCTCGGGTCCGGCATCCTGCTTTATGCCCTGGTCCGCAACGCTTTGTGGCGGGAGTTCGACGAGTCGCTGGTTGCCAAAGCCCGTTCGCTCGCGGCGATGACGGAACAAGAAAACGGAAAGATCGAGCTGGATTTCGACGAGGCCAACCTCCCTGAGTTCAGGCCGTCAGATCATGCGGAGTTCTATCAGGTCCGGCTGCCGGGGGGTCGGACCATCGCCCGTTCCGCCTCCCTTGAAGGTCGTGAGCTGATCGAGATCGAGGGTACCGTCGACCGGCCGGCCTTCGAATCGACCCGGTTGCCGGACGGCCGACGCGTTCGGATTGCAGGCATCCGCTTCACGCCGCGTCAGGAGGACGACGGCCGGCGTCAGCAACAGCCCCTTGTGGTCTCGCTCGTCTTTGGCCGCCAGACGAAGGGCATTGAAACAACCCTGGCTCGGATCAGGTTCGCGATGGCAGCGGTCGGGGCTGCTGCAATGGCGGTTTCTCTTGGCGTGCTGGCCTGGTTCGTTCGCCGAGGTCTGCGACCCCTGGACCGGCTGGCAAACCAGATCGCAGGCATCGGTGAATCCGAGCTGGGCGTCAGGATCGCGCCAGCCGGCGTGCCCGCGGAATTGCTTCCGGTCATTGACCGCCTGAATGGTTTGCTGGGCCGGCTGGAGCGCGCTTTTCAGCGCGAAAGGCGATTCACCGCCGATGTGGCCCATGAGCTTCGCACGCCTCTGGCGGGTGTTCGCTCGATACTGGAGGTCGCCCTTTCCAGAGATCGCGAGCCCGAGACCTACCGGAACGCCATGGAAGATTGTCTCGGCATCAACGAACATATGCAGCGGATGGTTGAGAACCTGCTGCACCTCGCCCGTGCCGACGCGAATCAACTGGAGGTGGCAAGAGAAGGGGTGGATCTGGCCGCACTGATTCGAGAATGCTGGAAGCCGTTGGCCGGCCAGGCGGAACAAAGGCATCTCCAGGTAGAATGGCGACTGCATGAGCCCCGCACCATCTTGTCGGACTGCGGGAAACTGCGTCTGATCGTTCAGAACATCCTCAGCAACGCCGCGACGTACACAAATACCGGCGGGTGGATCCGGGTTGAGGCCATTTGTCGTGACGGAAGCGTCGAATTCACGGTCACCAACAGCGGCAGTATGGTGGCGGAGCAGGATGTCCCGCGAGTCTTCGACCGCTTTTGGCGCGGAGATGCGGCCCGCCAGTTTTCCGGTGGGCACTGCGGCCTGGGTCTGTCACTCTGCAAGGTACTCGTCGAACTGTTGGACGGCTCGATCGAAGCGGGGTCATCCCCGGGTGAGACATTCACAGTCACCGTCCGTCTGCCGGTGTCGAACGCCTGA
- a CDS encoding PepSY-like domain-containing protein, which yields MKRALTLLGFVGLAIAVAVATAGDAPKTTLGQIPAEARATLRKLADGASITAVEREKENGMELYEAEWKVNGGKEVEAKVTAGGDLVEMEEEIDADALPTNVKAVVAKHFPAGAKLECAKVTMVLYEIEAKINGKGKEILVSATGKIFGKDDDGDDDDDDDDGEDEQKVSLDQVPAAVKATILAEAKGATVKEIERETKNGQTVYEAEWVENGQEVEIKVASDGTLVKREVDQDDDADDDDDK from the coding sequence ATGAAAAGAGCATTGACGCTGTTGGGGTTCGTTGGCTTGGCGATCGCCGTTGCCGTGGCAACGGCTGGAGACGCGCCCAAGACCACCCTGGGTCAGATTCCCGCGGAGGCCCGGGCGACGCTGCGTAAGCTGGCCGATGGGGCATCGATCACCGCGGTCGAGCGGGAAAAGGAAAACGGGATGGAGCTGTACGAGGCCGAGTGGAAGGTCAACGGCGGCAAGGAGGTCGAGGCCAAGGTCACGGCCGGCGGCGATCTCGTGGAAATGGAAGAGGAGATTGACGCCGATGCCCTGCCCACGAATGTGAAAGCCGTCGTGGCCAAGCACTTCCCCGCCGGAGCCAAGCTGGAGTGTGCAAAAGTCACGATGGTTTTGTACGAGATTGAAGCCAAGATCAACGGCAAGGGAAAGGAAATCCTCGTGTCGGCGACGGGCAAGATCTTTGGGAAGGATGACGACGGTGACGACGATGACGATGACGACGACGGCGAGGACGAGCAGAAAGTTTCCCTCGACCAGGTTCCTGCAGCGGTGAAAGCGACCATACTGGCTGAAGCCAAAGGCGCCACGGTCAAGGAAATCGAGCGCGAGACCAAGAACGGCCAAACGGTCTATGAAGCCGAATGGGTCGAGAACGGCCAGGAGGTTGAAATCAAAGTGGCGTCAGATGGAACGCTTGTGAAGCGGGAGGTCGATCAGGACGACGACGCGGACGACGATGATGACAAATGA
- a CDS encoding Eco57I restriction-modification methylase domain-containing protein → MAAKPVAELIATKPQTHPCRDEAGVNPLAVAETARREVNASLDRTRRSALGQFFTPPATAQFMASMCSVVQPQVHLLDAGAGLGALTAAWVNQICSRSSRPSSVRLTAYEVDTTLLPALRQTMSACRQACEAAGIACEWVIHEADFIEAAVERLAPGLFRAEDHPFTVAILNPPYKKFHADSRTRRLLRQMNIETTNLYAAFLALALLSLEVGGELVAITPRSFCNGPYFRPFRQHLFRHASLTHVHVFEARDHAFRDDEVLQENVIIRAVKGVSQQPTVSVSQSETPDDLIDTQREVGFDRVVRPGDHQAFIHLVPDGQGDHLADAMVSLPCTLDDLGISVSTGRVVEFRARQWLRAEPAADTVPLIYPTHFDAGVVRWPKAETKKPNAIVCNSESASLMVRAGVYVLVKRFSAKEERRRLVAAIFDREHVPCEMVGFENHLNYFHERGAPLGRELAKGLWAFLNSSALDSYFRQFNGHTQVNATDLRSLHYPSRESLVTLGGQLKGFEFTQGVLDAAVKDILRVG, encoded by the coding sequence ATGGCTGCAAAGCCTGTCGCCGAGCTAATCGCAACAAAACCCCAAACGCACCCCTGTCGGGACGAAGCGGGGGTTAACCCTTTGGCGGTCGCTGAGACGGCAAGGCGAGAGGTGAACGCTTCGCTGGATCGCACCCGGCGCAGCGCCTTGGGCCAGTTTTTCACTCCGCCTGCCACAGCTCAATTCATGGCCTCGATGTGCAGCGTGGTCCAGCCGCAAGTACACCTGCTCGATGCCGGGGCCGGCCTAGGGGCCCTGACGGCGGCGTGGGTGAACCAGATCTGCTCTCGATCCAGCCGCCCCAGCAGCGTCCGACTCACCGCTTATGAGGTCGACACGACGCTGCTTCCGGCTTTGAGACAAACTATGTCGGCGTGCAGACAGGCTTGCGAGGCGGCCGGAATTGCATGCGAATGGGTAATTCACGAAGCCGACTTCATCGAGGCGGCTGTTGAACGCCTGGCCCCTGGTCTTTTTCGCGCGGAAGACCACCCGTTCACCGTCGCCATTCTGAATCCGCCCTACAAGAAGTTTCACGCCGATTCCCGGACCCGCCGGCTTCTCCGACAGATGAATATCGAAACCACGAATCTCTATGCTGCTTTTCTTGCCCTTGCTCTGTTATCTCTGGAAGTCGGAGGAGAACTCGTCGCCATCACCCCGAGAAGTTTCTGCAACGGACCGTACTTCCGGCCTTTCCGCCAGCACCTGTTCCGCCATGCGAGTCTCACACACGTTCACGTATTCGAGGCCCGTGACCATGCTTTCCGCGACGACGAGGTGCTCCAGGAAAACGTCATCATCCGTGCCGTGAAGGGGGTCTCGCAGCAGCCCACGGTATCAGTCTCTCAGAGCGAAACGCCCGATGACTTGATTGACACGCAGCGTGAGGTGGGTTTTGACCGCGTCGTACGGCCTGGGGATCACCAGGCATTTATCCATCTCGTGCCGGACGGTCAGGGCGACCATCTGGCCGACGCAATGGTATCGTTGCCGTGCACACTCGACGACCTCGGCATAAGCGTAAGCACCGGGCGTGTCGTCGAGTTCCGCGCTCGCCAGTGGCTGCGGGCTGAGCCAGCGGCCGACACCGTCCCTTTGATTTACCCGACACACTTCGACGCCGGTGTCGTCCGCTGGCCCAAAGCCGAGACCAAGAAACCCAACGCTATCGTCTGCAACAGCGAAAGTGCGTCGCTCATGGTTCGAGCTGGCGTGTATGTCCTGGTCAAGCGTTTCTCGGCCAAAGAAGAGCGCCGACGCCTTGTCGCGGCCATCTTCGATCGAGAACACGTGCCGTGCGAGATGGTCGGATTCGAGAATCATCTTAATTACTTCCACGAGCGGGGAGCGCCTCTGGGACGAGAACTCGCCAAAGGGCTTTGGGCGTTTCTGAACAGCTCCGCCCTCGACTCCTACTTTCGCCAGTTCAACGGGCATACCCAAGTAAACGCCACGGACCTCCGGTCGCTTCACTACCCCAGTCGGGAATCGCTTGTCACGCTAGGCGGCCAACTGAAGGGATTCGAATTTACGCAGGGTGTTCTTGACGCGGCCGTAAAAGACATACTGAGGGTGGGATGA
- a CDS encoding (Fe-S)-binding protein: MKVSLFVTCLTDTFYPDVAECVVRILRRLGHQVEFPEDQTCCGQPALNSGFFDEARAIAGRMIDVFRDAEVVVTPSGSCCSIVREYYPHLFKDDPVMYPRAVAMAGKTFETVEFLQKKLKVDWSRWNLTYPAVATYHYSCHNRGIDMTPEDVEGLIRQFRGLEYRRLDKIDQCCGFGGTFSVKQSELSGAIVWEKVKCIKATGAHMVICNDGGCTMNIQGACRRAGLHVEFRHIMQILDEAMTASRPRMSAGQVTAEAAR; the protein is encoded by the coding sequence ATGAAAGTATCCCTCTTTGTCACCTGTCTTACGGACACTTTCTATCCGGACGTGGCCGAGTGTGTGGTCCGCATCCTGCGACGGCTCGGACACCAAGTGGAGTTTCCTGAAGACCAGACCTGCTGCGGACAGCCGGCGCTCAACAGCGGTTTTTTCGACGAGGCCCGGGCTATCGCTGGGCGGATGATCGATGTGTTCCGCGACGCCGAGGTCGTTGTGACGCCCTCCGGTTCGTGCTGCTCGATCGTCCGCGAGTATTATCCTCACCTGTTCAAGGATGACCCGGTGATGTATCCCCGTGCGGTGGCGATGGCCGGGAAAACCTTTGAGACAGTCGAGTTTCTGCAGAAGAAACTCAAGGTCGACTGGTCGCGGTGGAACCTGACTTATCCGGCCGTGGCCACCTACCATTACAGTTGCCACAATCGCGGCATCGACATGACTCCCGAGGATGTTGAAGGGCTCATCCGTCAATTCCGCGGGCTTGAGTATCGTCGCCTGGACAAAATCGACCAGTGCTGCGGCTTCGGCGGGACGTTTTCTGTCAAGCAGAGCGAGTTGTCCGGCGCGATCGTCTGGGAGAAGGTCAAATGTATCAAGGCGACCGGCGCGCATATGGTGATCTGCAATGACGGCGGTTGCACCATGAACATTCAGGGAGCCTGCCGCCGTGCCGGACTCCATGTCGAGTTCAGACACATCATGCAGATACTGGATGAAGCGATGACGGCAAGTCGCCCGCGAATGAGTGCGGGCCAGGTTACTGCGGAGGCGGCTCGATGA